In Pyrodictium occultum, the genomic window GCGCTAGTGGTCGACATAGCCTGGGTGGACCAGCTAGGCTATCTCCACCATGCGGTGAAGCAGCTGGAGATAGCCCTGCCTATGTCCCCCAGCATCATAGAGGTTAGGGCCCCAGTCTACGCCGATCTACGGGGCGGCGTGGCAACGGTCAACGTTACCCTCTTGAACGAGGGGCCCTCCCTGGTCTACAACGTCTATGCTGTGCTGGCTCCCGTCTCCACGGCAGGCTACGTGGCCTCCTCAACCAGGTACCTGCCCGTGCTCGAGCCGGGGGAGCCCGTTAACTTGACCTACCGGGTCGTATTCAACCCGGCCAGCTTCGGCTCCTCGAAGAGCTACACGTTCACTGGTTTGCTGACGCTAGTCTACGAGGACGCGGCCGGCAGGCTCAATACATTGAACACCAGCATAGCCTTCATAATGAGGCCCTCTATAATCCTACGCTTCACCCAGCTTGATGCAGAGTGGCATAACGGCACACTGATAATCAAGGGTATAATAGCGAACGAGGGCGTCGAGACAGCCGAGGCGGTAAGAATAGAAGCCTACGCCGACGGCGGCCACGCCTCCATCCTCCTGGGCTCTCTAGACCCTTCAAGCGAGACGCCCTTCAGACTAGAGCTTCACCTCCAGAGGAGGCCCGAGGAAGCGAGGATCACGGTCTACTACAGCGACAGCTACGGCATAGTCTATAGTATGAACGAGACGCTGCCGGTGAGGGAGGCAGTGCCGAGCAACACCCCCGCAGCCGGCAAGAGTATGGAGGCTAGGCCCCCGCTGAGCCCCAGCGAGGTAGGCGGCGTGGCGGCCGTGCTGGCCGCTCTAGCGGCTGTCCTGGGATATGTGGCTTATACGAGGCATCATAGGCTCCCCGGAAACGTGTAGAGAGGGCTATCTCCCGGAGGCGGCGAGGATGCTGAAGCTCGGCGAGATTCTTGACATAGCTGTTTTCGCTGTAAGGGCTATCAGCGAGCGGAAGGCGAGGAGCGCACTAACCATCATAGGGATAGCTATAGGCCCGCTGGCGCTCGTAGCTATAATGAGCGTGGTGCAGGGCTACTCCGGCTACGTGATCAAGCAGATCCAGGGCCTCGGACAGAACATTATAGTGCTCGTACCTAGCTCAAGCTACAAGCTCACACAGAACGACCTAGCGTTCCTTGAGAGGCTTCCCGGCGTGGAGGCGCTCACACCCTTCTACACCGCCCACGCTAAGGTAAGGCAGGGCGCGAAGAGCATAGATGTGACAGTGTACGCTGTGGACCTGGACACGTTCTTCAAGGCGCTCGCGAAGCTCCGGCTCGAGGAGGGCCGCGTCCCCTCTCCAGGTGAGAGCGTAGCGGCGGTGCTAGGGCACTTCGTAGCCTACGATGAGCAGGGGCGCCGCCGCTACTCCCCCGGGGACGTGGTGACCCTCACATACTACGAGATAGGCAAGGGCGGGCAGATCAGGGAGAGGAGGATAAACGTGGTGGTCAGCGGCGTGCTCGCCGAGTTCGGCAACGCCTTCTTCGTGAATCCGGATAAGACCGTGTTCCTCCCCCTCAGCGCCGGTAGGCGGGTGCTGGGCCTCCACGACTGGAGCGGCATAATCATAGTGGTGCGTGACCCGGCGCTTGTGGAGAACCTGACCAAGCGCCTGCGCAGCATCTACGAGGACCGCGCCGGCGTCATCTCGCTGGTGGAGGTAGCTAGGGTTGTCAGTAGCATAACGGCCGCGATGAGGTTTGTAACGCTGGCTGCGGGTGGGGCGGCGTTCATGGTTGCTGTGACCGGCGTGGCGGCAACCATGATAACATCGGTTATGGAGCGTACCAGGGAGATAGGCGTATTGAAGGCTTTAGGCTTCACTAACGTTGAGGTACTCTTAATGATACTCTCGGAGGCGCTCGTGATGAGCGTGCTGGGCGCCGTCATAGGTATAGTATTGGGCGTTGTGGCGGCCTACGTGCTCTCCGGCAGGGGCATGGTGATACGGGGGGCCCAGACAATAGTTATAAAGGCTGAGCCCGCGATAACCCCGGAGCTGCTGTCCATGGTGCTAGTCATGACTATAGTGGTGGGGCTGGTCGGGGGGGCTCTACCTGCATATAAGGCGGCTAAGATACCTCCCGCGGCGGCGCTCCGCTACGAGTAGACAGGGGCCGGCGCCGAGTGGCGGCAGGGGGTGGGATGCTTGAGCAGGGAGTATAAGGGCCGCAGAGTGGTAGTCTGGCCCGTCTATATAGACTCCAGTGCCTCGCGGGGCGAGGGCCGGAAGGTGCCGCTGAGAGACGCTGTGAGGAAGCCGAGAGTCGAGGAGATAGTTAAGGCGGCCCAGAGGCTCGGGCTCAACCCGGAGGTGGAGGAGGCCCGGTACCCGCGCAGCTGGTGGGAGAACACGAAGCGCGTCGTAGTGGACAAGATGGGTTCCAAGCTAAACACGCTGAAGGCTATAGCGGCCGAGATTAGGAAGCTCCGTGAGGAGAGGCGTAGGCTACGCCGCGCCTGAAATTAGGCGGCGTCCCGCGCCGGGGCTGCAGCAAGGGTGTCAGGGCAATGCACGTGGATGTGAACGCGTCCATGCTCCTGGCGGCGCTGGCCCTGACGCTGCTGGTGAACGTGCCGTTCGGCTACTGGCGCGCCTTCGCCAAGCGGAGCAGGCGGATGCTAGAGTGGGCTATCGCGGTCCACGCCCCAGTCCCCGTGGTAGTGGTGCTGAGGCACTGGGCCGGGGTGCAGCTGTCCCTCGACTACGCCGGCGTCATAGCCCTCTTCGTGGCCATGTACTTCGCGGGGCAGCGGGTAGGAGCCATGATACACGGCATCCTCGCCTCCCGGGGCTGCATGACGGGCCGCAACATGTTCGATGACGTGCTCCGCTTCTACCGCGCCGCCTCGCGGCGGCTGCAGGGAGCCGGCTAGGAGCTAGCCTGGCCGGCTCCTCTCGAAGGGGTTCACCGCCTCCGCCTCCCCGGTCAGCTCGCCCTCCACGTACACCGGTACCCCGCCCACCAGGGTGGCCAGAACCTCCATGCAGCCCCTCTCCATGAAGTATGGTACTAGCCTGGCCTTGCTCCACCGGGGCGCCCCTATCCTGGTGCTGGCCGGGCGCCAGGCCGCCAGGTCCGCCCGAGCCCCCGGCTCCAGCACGCCGTAGCCCCTTAGCCCCAGTATATCCGCGGGCCCCTTCCCGGCGAGGCGGAGGAACTCTTCAAGCCTCAGCGCCCCGGCCTCAACGAGGCAGTAGAGGAGGCTGGGCCAGGCCTCGAGCCAGGCTATGCCCGGGCTGCAGGTGAGGGGCTCAGTCTTCTCCCACGCCGCGTGGGGCGCATGGTCGCTTGCCACGGCGTTGACCCCGGCCTCGAGGAGGGTCTGGAGCAGCCTCCACTCCTCTATGGAGCTGCGGAGTGGAGGATTGACCCGGTAGAGGCAGTCCTCGCCCCAGCCCTGGAGCAGCAGGTGGTGGGGCGCCACATCCACGGTGAAGCCCGAATTGCGGGCGTGCTCTATGGTCGAGGGGCAGGAGGCGTGGGTTATATGGAGCCGGGCCCGGGGCTCCAGGCTCCTCAGCAGCTGTACAGCGGCGGCCTCCCAGTGGCAGCCCCGATGCACTGCTCTGAGGCTATTGCTCTCCGCCACGGGCTTCTCGGCCTCCGGGAGCTCGGGGTGGACAACCACTAGCGCGCCGGGGAGCTCAAGGATACGCTTGACAGCCTCCATCCTCTCCTCCAGGTCGCCCGGGTAGATCTTGAACCCCGCTACCGGGAGGGAGGCAAGCTCCTCGACGAGGCCCGGGCTGTCGGGGACACCGGCGTAGACGGCGTAGTCGACCAGGCTCCTCTTCCGCAGAGCCCTCAGCTTCTTCTCAAGCGCCTCGGGAGTGGAGAGGCGGGGCACCGTATTCGGCATATCCGCCACCAGGGTTATCCCTGCGGAGGCGGCTGCGGCTGTGCCGCTGCGCTCATCCTCCTTGTAGTCCAGCCGGAGGCCGCGGAGGTGGACATGCATGTCTATGAAGCCGGGGGACACGTAGACCCCCATCCCCCGGTAGTCGAGCACGCGCTCTGCGCTGACGGGCTTCCTGTGGATGCCCGTAACCAGGCCTCCACGGGCCGCTACACAGCCCTCGCCGAGCACCCCCCGATGGTCTACGAGGATGCCGCAGACTACCGTGTCTGCCTGCATGACTCCTCAGCCCAGCAGCCCAGCTTCGCTGCGGGCAGCACGGGGCCCTCGCGGCATAGTAGGATGCCGGTGCAGGGCACCAGGCAGGCGCCGCAGAAGCCCATGCCGCAGCGCACCATGGTCTCTAGGCTGAGGTAGAGGCGGCCCAGCAGCCCCTTCCCCGCGGCGAGACGGTATAGGCGGCAGAGCATGGCCTCGGGGCCTGCCGCGGCTACTGCGTCGAAGCCCTCCAGGCCTAGATCCTCGACGACGTCTACAACGGTGCCCCGGCGCCCCCTGCTCCCGTTCTCGGTAGCCACTACTAGCTCCACCCCGGGGCCCAGGTAGCCCTCCACGGGCGCAAGCTCCCCCGCACTACGAGCACCGTAGACGAAGACTACCGTTGCCCCCTGGTCGGCCGCCCACCTGGCCACGGGCGTCAGCGAGGCGGCCCCGGTGCCCCCGGCGGCCAGTAGGAGCCTAGCAGCCCTGGGCTTGAAGCCCCTCCCCATCGGGCCTATGATCCCTGCCCTCTCCGGCGGCTCCTCCACAATCCTCCTCGTGGTCGGGCCCCGCGCCTTCACGAGGAAGTCGAGCCTCTTAGCGCCGGAGTATATCGGTGCCAGCGGTACAGCCTCCATCCCCGGGACCCAGAACATGGCGAACTGGGCGGGCTCGAAGACTGGAGGCCTGCAGCCCAGGGGCTGGTATGAGAGGAGTGCCACCCCCTCCCCGCGCCACAGGATTCTGCGCAGCTTGAGGCTGCAGTAGTCGTAGCGTCTATCCCCGCTAGCCCCCCTGCTCCTCGAGCTGCTCAAGCACGTCCTCCTCCTCCATTATGGTGCCGCAGTAGACGCACTGGAGGCGTAGGGGGTGCTCGGAGAGGAGCCGGAACCTCGGCCGCACCGGCTCCCTGGGCTTGCGAGTTATGCAGGTGGGGTTGGTGCAGGATATTATCCCCTCTATGACCGGGGGTAGTTTGACCCTCTTCTTCTCGACAACCCGATAGTCTTTAACAATGTTTATAGTGGCCGTGGGGGCTATCAACGCTATCCTGTTAACCTCCTCGCTGCTCAGATGCCTGCCCTCAACCTTCACAATGTCCTTCCAGCCGAGCTTCCTGCTCTCAACGTTCATTACCACGGCAACCCTCAGCCCCTCCCTCCCGGTTATCCCGAGTATCCTCAGCACGGCGAGGGCGCGGCCGGCAGGTATGTGGTCGATGACTGTTCCCTCCCTTATCCTGCGTACGAGCAGCCCCTCGGAGGGAGCCATCGAGGGCTACACCTCCGCTCCGAGCACCAGGGAGAGGAGGGCCATGCGCACCGGCACACCGTTACGAGCCTGGATAAAGTAGGCCGCGTAGCTGGTCTCGTCCACGTCGAAGGCTATCTCGTCGACCCTGGGCAGCGGGTGTAGCACCCTGAGCCCGGGCTTAGCGTGCTTCTCGAGCAGCTCCCTGGTAACACGGTAGCTCCCCCTAACCTTCTCGTACTCCCTGGGATCCGGGAACCTCTCCTTCTGGATACGGGTCACGTATAGCACGTCGAGCTCGCCCAGCACGTCCTCGAGCCGGTCAACCTCCTCGTAGCGTATCCCTGCCTCCTCCAGCCTCACCCGCACCTCCGGGCGGGTGCGCAGCAGTGGCGGGGAGATCAGGTAGACCTTCTCCGGCTTGAAGAGGGTTAGGCCGAGGATGAAGCTCGAGGCCGCGCGGCCGAAGCGCAGGTCGCCCAGAACCCCGTAGACGAGCCCGTCTATGCCGCCGAAGAGCTCCTTCACAGTGAAGAGGTCCAGCATCGCCTGGGTTGGGTGATGCTGCTTGCCATCCCCGGCATTTATGACGGGCTTCTCCGCCACCTCAGCCGCGTAGAGGGCTGTGCCCTCGTAGCGGTGCCTAATCACTATCACGTCCGCGTAGCCGTCCAGCATCCTAACCGTATCGGCCAGGTTCTCCCCCTTAGCGACGCTCACCGCCTCTTCGCCGGTGAACCCTATAGTCTCTGCGCCCAGCCTCTTGGCGGCGGCCTCGAAGCTGAGCCTCGTCCTTGTTGAGGGCTCGAAGAACGCTAGCGCCACTATTTTGCCCTCGAGGAGCCTCGGCAGCCTGCCCTCGGAGAGCAGCCTCTTCATCCGCTCAGCGGCTTCGAAGAGGCTGCAGAGATCCTCCCGGGTGAAGTCGAGGATGCTGATAACGTCCCGTCCACGCCAGCCCTGCGCAGGCATTCGGGCCCTCAGTCCTCCTCTCCGTAGAGGCTGGCTATAACCCTCCGGGCCTCCTCGCGGGAGAGCAGTCCCTCCTCCGCCGCAGCCCTGAGCACCCCCCGCAGCGTCGCCACCCTCATCAGCCGGACACCCATGCCCTCCAGCCTCTCCCTAGCCCCCTGCTCCCGGTCGACAACCACGAGGGCGTAGCGCGTCTCCGCCCCGGCGCCCCGTAGCGCCTCCACGGCCGAGGCGAGGCTCCCCCCGGTGGTTGCCACATCATCTACGACGAGGACGGTCCTGCCCTCAACCACGCCCTCAACCCTCCTGCCCAGGCCATGCTGCTTCTTCTCGCCCCTCACGTACGCCATGGGCTTGCCCGCGTAGAGCGCCAGGCCAGCCGCCCATGCTATACCCGCAGTAGCCACCCCGGCCACTACGTCGTACTCTGCCTCGAGCGATGCAGCGTGGAGGAGGGAGAGGACGGCCCGGAAAGCCCGGGGGTAGCTGGGCAGCCTCCGGAGGTCGATATACACCGGGCTCTTCGCTCCACTGGTCAGGGTGAACTCGCCGAGCTGGAGGGCCCCCGTCTCGACCAGTATCCTCGCCAGCAGCTTCTCAGGATCCATGGCTCGTCCCCCGGCAGTTGCTGAGCCTCGCCTCCTGCTCTCTGCGTATCCTCTCAGCGGCCTCCACGGGGTCGCCGCTCCCGGTTATGGCGCGGCCGACTATCTCGTAGTCGGCGCCGGCGCAGAGGGCGGAGCCGGGCTCAGCCCCCTGGGCGCCCACCCCCGGGGACATTATGGCTACGCCCGGGCCGAGCCTCCTCCTAACAATGCCGACCACCCCGGGCCTCGTCGCGGGGGCCACCACGCCCCAGGGCCTAAGCCTCTCCAGCGTCTCGAGTATCCTGGGGAGAGCGTGGTCGTAGGCCTCCCGGGCCCCCGGGTGGCTCATGGACGCCACTACCACCAGCCTCTTGCCCAGTGAGTCCAGGTAGTCCTTGAGCTCGCCGAGCGCCCCCTCCACGCCCACAAACCCGTGGGCTATCACGGCGTCGACGTGCTCAGCGACAAGCCCAGCCGTAAGCCTCATTACGTAGCCTATGTCGGCTAGCTTGAGGTCCGCCACCCAGAGCGCGTCCCGGCACCTCCTCCGGAGCAGCCCGGCGTAGCCCGGGCCCCTGGCCATGAGGAGGGGGAGGCCCAGCTTGAAGCCGTCAACCCGGCTGCAGAGCTTCCCGACAAGCTCCTCGTAACCTCCAGGCCTGTCGAGAGCCACGAGCAGCCCCATAGCAGCCGCTGCCCATGGTTCCCCTGGATGCGGGGCTAGGGCTAAATAGCCATGTGGCGCCGCCCGGCTGGGGGCGCTGGACCCATCCAGGGCCCTGCCGGGTTATGAAGGGAGGACCGGGAGGACCTTGCAGGGCCTTCATGTGCCAGGGCTCTATGGCGGCTCCGCCTCGAGCCGAGGGGAGATGCTCTCCCGCCTGGAGAAACTGTCCAGAATAGTGGGCTCCACGCCCACCAGGTGCTTCCAGCTTGGCCGCTATAGGCTCTGTGTCAAGCTAGAGTATGTAAACCCTACGGGCAGCCATAAGGATAGGATAGC contains:
- a CDS encoding ABC transporter permease, encoding MLKLGEILDIAVFAVRAISERKARSALTIIGIAIGPLALVAIMSVVQGYSGYVIKQIQGLGQNIIVLVPSSSYKLTQNDLAFLERLPGVEALTPFYTAHAKVRQGAKSIDVTVYAVDLDTFFKALAKLRLEEGRVPSPGESVAAVLGHFVAYDEQGRRRYSPGDVVTLTYYEIGKGGQIRERRINVVVSGVLAEFGNAFFVNPDKTVFLPLSAGRRVLGLHDWSGIIIVVRDPALVENLTKRLRSIYEDRAGVISLVEVARVVSSITAAMRFVTLAAGGAAFMVAVTGVAATMITSVMERTREIGVLKALGFTNVEVLLMILSEALVMSVLGAVIGIVLGVVAAYVLSGRGMVIRGAQTIVIKAEPAITPELLSMVLVMTIVVGLVGGALPAYKAAKIPPAAALRYE
- a CDS encoding signal recognition particle protein Srp19, with amino-acid sequence MSREYKGRRVVVWPVYIDSSASRGEGRKVPLRDAVRKPRVEEIVKAAQRLGLNPEVEEARYPRSWWENTKRVVVDKMGSKLNTLKAIAAEIRKLREERRRLRRA
- the pyrC gene encoding dihydroorotase, whose protein sequence is MQADTVVCGILVDHRGVLGEGCVAARGGLVTGIHRKPVSAERVLDYRGMGVYVSPGFIDMHVHLRGLRLDYKEDERSGTAAAASAGITLVADMPNTVPRLSTPEALEKKLRALRKRSLVDYAVYAGVPDSPGLVEELASLPVAGFKIYPGDLEERMEAVKRILELPGALVVVHPELPEAEKPVAESNSLRAVHRGCHWEAAAVQLLRSLEPRARLHITHASCPSTIEHARNSGFTVDVAPHHLLLQGWGEDCLYRVNPPLRSSIEEWRLLQTLLEAGVNAVASDHAPHAAWEKTEPLTCSPGIAWLEAWPSLLYCLVEAGALRLEEFLRLAGKGPADILGLRGYGVLEPGARADLAAWRPASTRIGAPRWSKARLVPYFMERGCMEVLATLVGGVPVYVEGELTGEAEAVNPFERSRPG
- the pyrI gene encoding aspartate carbamoyltransferase regulatory subunit translates to MAPSEGLLVRRIREGTVIDHIPAGRALAVLRILGITGREGLRVAVVMNVESRKLGWKDIVKVEGRHLSSEEVNRIALIAPTATINIVKDYRVVEKKRVKLPPVIEGIISCTNPTCITRKPREPVRPRFRLLSEHPLRLQCVYCGTIMEEEDVLEQLEEQGG
- the pyrB gene encoding aspartate carbamoyltransferase, translated to MPAQGWRGRDVISILDFTREDLCSLFEAAERMKRLLSEGRLPRLLEGKIVALAFFEPSTRTRLSFEAAAKRLGAETIGFTGEEAVSVAKGENLADTVRMLDGYADVIVIRHRYEGTALYAAEVAEKPVINAGDGKQHHPTQAMLDLFTVKELFGGIDGLVYGVLGDLRFGRAASSFILGLTLFKPEKVYLISPPLLRTRPEVRVRLEEAGIRYEEVDRLEDVLGELDVLYVTRIQKERFPDPREYEKVRGSYRVTRELLEKHAKPGLRVLHPLPRVDEIAFDVDETSYAAYFIQARNGVPVRMALLSLVLGAEV
- the pyrE gene encoding orotate phosphoribosyltransferase codes for the protein MDPEKLLARILVETGALQLGEFTLTSGAKSPVYIDLRRLPSYPRAFRAVLSLLHAASLEAEYDVVAGVATAGIAWAAGLALYAGKPMAYVRGEKKQHGLGRRVEGVVEGRTVLVVDDVATTGGSLASAVEALRGAGAETRYALVVVDREQGARERLEGMGVRLMRVATLRGVLRAAAEEGLLSREEARRVIASLYGEED
- a CDS encoding orotidine 5'-phosphate decarboxylase / HUMPS family protein, which encodes MGLLVALDRPGGYEELVGKLCSRVDGFKLGLPLLMARGPGYAGLLRRRCRDALWVADLKLADIGYVMRLTAGLVAEHVDAVIAHGFVGVEGALGELKDYLDSLGKRLVVVASMSHPGAREAYDHALPRILETLERLRPWGVVAPATRPGVVGIVRRRLGPGVAIMSPGVGAQGAEPGSALCAGADYEIVGRAITGSGDPVEAAERIRREQEARLSNCRGTSHGS